Within Metabacillus sp. KUDC1714, the genomic segment TATAGTGCTATGTGAATACTATGGTTTCTGGATGTGACCTATAAAGGTCTTTAAAAAAGTCACAGATTCGTATTTATCAATTCACACTGGCGCGGACTAGGAGCCGTAAGGACGAAAGAGAGGTAGGGCTTTCGTTGTTTTGAGGTTTTGCAATTTCAATAATTAATGATAAAAATAAATAGATTGTATGTTTATTTCAAATTACCAAATATGGAGCTATATAATTCACATATTATAGAGATTATCTACTCCTTACTTTGATATTCTCTATAATATGTGAATTTTATTTACCGAGTAAATATATAAGTAACATATTAAAAAATCTTTGGAGGTTTCTCTCATGAAAACTACAGGTACTGTAAAATGGTTTAATTCAGAAAAAGGTTTCGGATTTATCGAAGTTGCAGAAGGAAACGATGTATTCGTTCACTTCAGTGCTATCACTGGTGAAGGTTTCAAAACGTTAGAAGAAGGACAAAAAGTTGAATTCAACATCGTTGAAGGTAACCGTGGTCCTCAAGCTGAAGACGTAGTAAAATTATAATAAGCATATAAGAGGTTATCCTAATTAGTGGATAGCCTCTTTTTATTGTTAGAAAATTATAAAATTCTTGTACTGTGTATAACGCTATGACATCCAGCTCAATCGCCCAACCACTTGTGAGCTACACACCCCTTATACGCAAAGTCAACATCGAACGCTTGCGCTCTTAGAGTTTCCTTTGCCGCACCTTAAAGGTACGATAAGTCTTCTATCCACCAGATACCCACTGGTGGAAGTCTCGATTTATCCTTCAATCAAATGATCGACAGGTACACTCTTTTCTGCTTGAGGGTTATTAAGTGGATAAATCCTAGCAGAACCTAGTTCTTCATCAACAGATTGTATGTAAATACCTTCATTTTGGTATGTTACATTCACCATATCACCTAATTGTGAAATTTCTTTTGCTCTATTAACATTCATTTATTCTCTCCTCCTTTCACGTTACCTACGTCTACTTTTACGATGTCCGATTTCGGTGAAACTATTCGAGGAGAACATAGAATAGGTAAGAAAAACTTATTTGTTCAATGTGATTCTTATGGTATCTTGTATAAATAGAAAGTTTTAAGGAGGATAGTTATTTGTTGAACATGCTCATTTTCTTGCTTTGTATCAGCTCTTGTTTTTACATTTTAATGGTGAATAACCGAAAACAAGGAAATGAAAAAACATTCGATGATACCTTTGCGCTCTCGTTTATAAAAAAATATGGTGGGAACACGTTGTCACATCTCTTTTTTCTGCAGGATAAACAAGTTTTTTCTGCTCAAAATGACTCTGTATTGATTTCCTATAGAAAAAGAGGTAATAAATATATTGTACTTGGTGATCCGATTGGAGATGAGGTTCAATTTGAAGCAGCTCTAGACGAATTCATTCAATTTGCTAGTGATCAAAGAGTAACTCCTGTTTTTTATCAAGCGAGCGATCGTTTTATGTCATTCTATCATGATCGCGGCTATTATTTCTTTAAAGTTGGTGAAGAAGCCAAAGTTAGTTTTGAAAACTTTTCAATCGAAGGAAAGAAGAACGCGAAGATGCGTACAACGAAAAATAAATTCAAAAGAGAGGGATATGTTTTTTCTGTTAAGTATCCTCCGTTTAGTTCAGAGTTTGTAAATGAGTTAAAAGCAGTTTCAGATGAATGGTTAGCTGATCGAAAGGAAAAAAGCTTTTCTGTTAGTTCGTTTCAGGAGGGCTATATTGCGCTTTTTCCAGTTTCGACCTTGAGAGACCAAGCGGGACGCCTTATTGCTTTTGCGACTTTACCTTCTGATTATAAAGAATCAGAGACGCTAAGTATTGATCTGATGAGGTATACGAACGATAGTCCATCCGGAGCAATGGATATGGTGTTTCTTTCTACGATTTTGTGGGCGAAGGAAAAAGGGTATGTATCTTGTAGTTTAGGGATGTCGCCATTATCGAATGTAGGAACACAAAAGGGGGCACCATGGCGAGAGAGAATGGCAAAGTACGCTTTTATAAACGGTTGTAAATTTTACAATTTTAAAGGATTACGAAGCTACAAGGCTAAATTTGCTACAGATTGGAAGCCACGCTATCTTGTTTATAAGAAATCATTTTTATTTTTATTAGTTTTTCAATTGATATTAATTGTTAGAAAACAGCCCAAACAGAATCAAATGTCTCTCGTAAAAAAGCTTATTAATGTAAAAAAGGCAATCTAATTAAATGAGAAAAAGGACTAACTTTATTAAGTGATTTTAATAAAGTTAGTCCTTTTCTTATGTAATTCCTACAATTGTTCAACTAGCTGCTGACAATACTGCTCAACTTCCTTTTCTTCTTCCTCTTCCAATGCAAAGTCTAAGAAACGATCAGTTGTTTTTTCGATAAAATCATATTGCGCAATTTTAGTTTTTTCGGCTTCGACTGCAAATATTAGCTTGAGTCTAATGCCATTCTCGCTATAAAGCTCATCTTCCTCATCTATATCTAATGTAAGGAAGATTTCATATCGATCTCCAGTAAGGATACTGAATGGATCTTCTAGTTTTTCAATTGTTGAATCGATGATGTTCATTTCTCAATTACCTCTTTTCTTGTTAACCTTTTGGATGCATTAAAACAAATTGCTACATATCAAAAGCATTACATCCTATTCATTGTAATTATAGCCTTTTTAGTAATGCAATCCAAATGGAATTGGGTGACCTATAAAAGAATTGTTGAATAGTAGCTATAATTATGATTATTTGAAGCAAACTAAATTATCCTACCGATTATTTGTTGAATTTCACCTTAAGGTAAAAACATTAATCAATGATTACACTTTCTTGTCATTTTCACTTAAAGGAGTTTGATTCATGGAAAAAGTTTCAAAGGTATTTTGGATATCGATCGTGATGGCTACGGTATTTGTGGGTTGGGGAGTTGTTGCTCCTGATCAACTCGGAGAAATTATGGACAAAACGAAAGTTTTTTTCTTAAGTAGCTTTGGTTGGTTTTATCAGTTATCGGCAACATTCTTTTTAATCTTTGCAATCTTTTTAATCTTTAGTAAATATGGAAGAATTAGATTAGGTGCCGATGATGATAAGCCTGATTTCAATAGGACCACATGGTTTGCGATGCTGTTTAGTGCAGGAATGGGGATTGGTCTTTTGTTTTTTGGTGTATCAGAGCCTATCTCTCACTTTGCGAGTCCACCTATTGGGGAGGGGGGGACAGGAGAAGCAGCGAAGGTTGCTATGCGATATACCTATTTGCATTGGGGGTTTCATGCATGGGCGATTTACGCTGTAATTGCATTAGTGTTGGCTTATTATAAATTTAGAAAAAAACAACCAGGTTTGATGAGTGTGACGTTAACTCCGTTATTAGGGAAACGATCAACTGGGATAATCGGTACAATTATTGATGTAGTAGCTGTGTTTGCTACGATTTTTGGAGTCGCAGCATCACTTGGGTTAGGGGCTGCACAGATTAATAGCGGTCTCAGTTATATTTCTAATATTCCAAATGATTTTTCCGTACAGTTAATTATTATTGCAATTGTAACTGTACTATTTATCCTATCTGCGGGAACTGGGCTCCAAAAAGGAATTAAGTTTCTAAGTAATGCGAATTTAGTATTAGCTGTTATTCTCCTGATTTTGTTTTTGTTTATTGGGCCAACACGCTTCGTGTTAGACTTATTTACAACTACACTAGGTAGTTATATTCAAAACCTTCCTAGTATGGGGTTAAGACTAGCTCCTTTTAATGATGAAAATGCTTTATGGATTCAAAACTGGACAATTTTTTATTGGGCATGGTGGATTGCGTGGGCTCCTTTTGTTGGGACGTTTATTGCACGTGTTTCTAAAGGGAGAACTGTTAGAGAATTTATGATAGCGGTTTTAATTATTCCGACGCTCGTTTGTGCTTTCTGGTTTGCGGTCTTTGGTGGGACAGGAATCTATTTTGAATTCTTTGAAGGGTTGGATGTTAGCGGGCAAAGTTTAGAGACAGTCTTGTTTTTTGTTTATCAACAGCTTCCGTTAACTGGTTTGTTAATTATTGTTACATTGATGTTGATTACAACATTTTTTGTTACATCAGCAGATTCAGCAACCTTTGTTTTAGGTATGCAAACTGCACATGGGAGTCTTGATCCACCTTTATTTGTTAAGGTGACATGGGGTTTTTTCTTGTCAGCTTCTGCAGTGGTGCTAATGCTTTCTGGTGGTTTGAATACGATGCAAACTGCAATTATTGTAAGTGCGTTCCCACTAACGTTTGTTTTAATTGCAATGTCCTTCTCGATTTTAAAGGACTTTAATATAGAGATGAAATACAATAAGAAATTGAAGATTAAATCAAAATAATTGTAAATAGTTTAAGCATCTTACAGATAGGATGCTTTTTTTATGTTATAAAACCTTTTATTTAGATGATGTTGAGCGAGAAAATAAGATTATTCATAAATTTATGTTAGATTTTCTAACATAGAATTTTTAAAAACTTCTGAAAACGGGTTGACACTTTGCTGATATCGTATAAAATAGTAAATAAGAACGAGATGTTATATTTTCTTACATCTCAAGTTAAGAAACTGCACAGAGGAGGAAGTTCAATGGATACATTGTTTTTAATGAATAGTTTGTGGGTCATGCTAGGTGCAATTTTAGTAATTTTTATGTTAGGTGGATTTATATTACTTGAGGCTGGTTCAACTCGAATGAAAAATGCTGGACACATTGCAGGGAAAACCATTTTCACTTTTGGTCTTGCTTCATTAGTATTCTGGGCTATAGGTTATGGATTTATTTTTGGTAGTAATGGAAATTTCTTAGTTGGTTTATCAGATTTCTTTTACTCAGGTTACCAAGTGGAAGATATGGGATTAGCAACATCTGTATTTTTCGTATTCCAATTAGCTTTTGCAGGTATTTCAATCACAATAGCTTTAGGTGGATTTGCAGAACGTGCTAAGCTCTCAGTTTACTTAGTCTTTACTGTTTTATTCTCTGCTCTCATTTATCCGGTCATTGCACATTGGATTTGGGGTGGCGGTTGGTTAGCGGAACATGGTAAACAGGACTTTGCTGGTTCTACAGTTGTCCATCTAACTGGTGCAATGGCGGCATTTGCAGCGACAATTCTTTTAAAACCGCGTATTGGTAAATACAATAAAGATGGTTCGGCAAATAATATTCAAGGTCATAACCAAGTGTTTACTGCTTTAGGTGTCCTAATTTTATGGATTGGTTGGTTTGGATTTAATGCAGGTAGTACTGTAGCTGTTGATGATGGATTCTTTGGATTTGTTGCTCTAAATACGAACTTAGCAGCAGGAGCAGGAGCAGTATCAGCACTTATTATTTCTTGGATGGTATTAGGTAAATCAGATATTCCAACAATGTTAAATGGAGCCTTAGCAGGATTGGTAGCAATAACGGCATCTTGTGCATTTGTTGATACATGGGCAGCAGTAGTGATTGGTTTTATAGCTGGAATCCTTGTATTCTATAGTGCTAGATTCTTTGAGAAGAGAAAAATTGATGATCCAATCTATGCATTATCAGTGCATGGTGTTGCTGGTGTTTGGGGAACTTTATCAACTGGTTTCTTTGCAACACCTGAACTAGCAACTGTTGGCTTACCAGGACTATTTTATGGTGGTGGATTTACACAACTTGGCGTACAATTTATGGGAGTAGCAGCTTCTGGAGCATACGCATTTGTTGTATCGTTTGTGATATTAGCGATTGCGAAAAAACTTATGAACGGATTACGTGTTTCAGAAGAAGAAGAGATTATGGGATTAGATATAAGTGAACATGGCAGTTATGGTTATCCTGAGTTGTTTGTAACTAAAGATCAAAATGTTGGCTCATAAGCAAGAAGCTTGGTCTAGAACGTACAACCTGATAAATGGTGAGGGAGTGTCTCTCATGCATGGTGAATTTGATTCGTATGATTCAATAAAAAAGTGGAAAGATGAACATATCCATCAATTTGAATTCGATACAAAAGGACTAAATAATTTTCATGATGAGATGATGAGGAGTGCTAGTAAATTAGCACTCTTTCATCTTGAAAAATCGTACGGTTTACCTCCATGTGAATTTTCATGGTTTGTAATGGGGAGTGGAGGCCGTGTAGAACAAGGGATTATAAGTGATCAGGATCATGGGCTAATCTACAAGGATCACAGTCAAAAAGCATGCGATTATTTTGAAAAATTGGGTGAAGAACTTTCAAGAGGGCTACATCATATTGGATATCCATATTGTGAGGGGAAAATTATGAGTTCAAATCCCTTATGGTGTAAATCAATTATTGATTGGAAGAAACAGCTTTTTAAGTGGATGGAAGAGAAAAGCTGGGAATCCATTCGTTATTTGCAAATTTTCTATGATTCTCGCAGTCTCATAGGTGAAAGTGATTATGTGGATGAGCTAAAACAATTTATTTTTTCTTATCAAGTACAAAATCATCAGCTATTACAACGGTTTTTGGATAATATTCAGCATATTAAGCAATCGGTTGGTCCACTCGGTCAGATATACGTTGAGCCTAGTGGGAAATATGAAGGCTGCATTGATATAAAAAAGGCTGCATTTCTTCCATACGTAAATGCGATTAGACTTTTAGCAATAAAAGAGGGTTTGAGTGAGACATCAACGCTGAAACGAATCGATATTCTCTGTAAAAATGATACCTATTGTAAGGAACTAATTCCTTATAAACATAACTTTGAAAAGCTTCTTGAGTATAGGCTACTTTTGTTTGCAAATGCCAAATCTTATGATGATGTTCACTACTTGAATATAAGGAATTTAGCAAAATATGAACGAAAAGAAATAAAAAACATATTGAAGGGTGGTAAAAAGCTACATCAATATGTTCAAGGGATTATTGAAAAAGGGTGTTTATAATGACATTTGACCCGTTTTTTTTTATGAAAGGCATCCAAGGTAAAATTGGTGCATCTCAAGGTGGACAAAGTCAGCAACAAGTAGCATATTTAAGGCAGTTACAGCGTGAAATGAGAGTGGAAGAAACATTAAACATTCCTCTTACTGAATTAAACGTCATTGTTTTTGATATAGAAACAACAGGTTTTTATCCAGATCAAGGAGATCAAATTATTTCAATTGGAGCCATTAAGGTAAAAGGTGAAAAGATAATTGAGAATGAGACATTCTATTCTTTAGTTAAAGCGGAAAAAAATGTATCAGAAGAGATTAGTCAATTAACTGGTCTTTATGATACACAGTTACAAAATGCTCCTCCATTATCTGAGGTTCTTTTTCAATTTTTTCAATTTACTCAAGACTATACACTTGTCGCTCATCATGCAAATCATGAAAAAATATTTTTACAGCAAGCCTCTTGGAAGTTATATCGTGCACCATTTAAGCATCGATTAGTTGACATGTCTTTTTTGTATCGGATTGCAGAACCTGATGCAAAGCTAATAACACTAGAGGAGTGCTGTGAATATAACGGAATCACAGTAAATGGTAGACATCATGCGTTAAATGATGCGAAATTAACAGCAAAACTTTGGAGTATTTATGTGAATAAGCTTCATCAAAAAGGCTGTGAAACATTAAATGATCTTTACGAACGGTATACAAAAGTATAAATAGTATAGAAGGATGATAAAAAGTGTATTAGAACACTTTTTATCATCCTTCTTTTCTTTTTATTAGTGTGAAAGACTCTTGTGCTTTTCGTAAATATATATCAAAATATTACACAAGCTTCCAAGAGTTTACAAAAAATGTACATAAAATTACAAGTTTCTTTACATTAAATTAGTAAAATAATTTTGTAGTAGGAAAGTATTAGGGAAATAATAAAAAAGATTCGAAAGGTGGAAATGTTTTGAGGAGAAGAATTAGGCGAATAATGAAGCGAAAATTATTCCACGGTGCTTTAGCGACAACTCTAGCAATTAGTGTATTACCATTCTCATCAATAACTAGCATTGCGAATGCTGAAGGGTCACCTGTAACAATGAAAGTGAGACTCTTGGAAACGACTGATATTCATGCACATATTATGGATTATGATTATTATGGAGACAAGTCGGTTACGAACTTTGGATTAGTTCGAACCTCTACATTATTAAAGCAGCGCCAGGCTGAAGTGGAAAATAGCATTTTAGTTGATAATGGTGATTTAATTCAAGGGAATCCATTGGGAGAATATGTGAATAAGCAAGGTTTGAGTGATGGACAAGTTCACCCAATTATCTCTGCAATGAATCTATTAGATTATGATGCTGCAACTTTGGGAAACCATGAATTTAACTATGGATTAGACTTTTTAAATGAAACAATGGATGATGCTGAATACCCGGTTGTAAACGCTAATGTGTTTCATGCTGGTAATCAGGAGGACTATTATTTTAAACCATATGAAATCGTAGAAAAAGAATTCGTTGATGATAATGGTGAAACTCACACAGTTAAGGTTGGGTTTACTGGATTTGTTCCACCGCAAATTAATGTATGGGATAAAAAGCATTTAGACGGCAAAGTTGTCACTAAGGATATTGTTGAATCTGCGAAAAAGATCATTCCTGAAATGAAGGAGCAAGGAGCAGATTTAATAATTGTTATTGCACATACAGGTGTAGATTCAAGTGAGGGTATTTCTGGAGCAGAAAACGCTGTTTTTGATTTAACAAAGCAGGTTTCTGATATTGATGCAGTTGTATCTGGACACCAGCATAATCTTTTCCCAGGTGATGCAAGATTTAATGCTGTTGCAAATATTGATAATGTAAAAGGTACAGTTAATGGGGTACCAGTTGTTATGCCGAAAAACTGGGGTAGTCACTTAGGCTTGATTGATCTTGAATTAAAACGAACTGCTGTCATTGAGGGTGACGAAGAATGGGAAGTAGTAGATTCTCAGTCGAAAGCAGAGTCGATTTCAGGTGTAACTGAACAAAATCAAGAGATGGTTGCTGCAGTTAAGAATGCGCATGAATCTACTCTGGACTATGTAAGAAAAAGTGTTGGTACGACGTCAGCTCCTATTAACAGTTTCTTTTCCCTTGTACAAGATGATCCATCTATTCAAATCGTGACAGATGCCCAAAAATGGTATGCAAAAGAAAAGCTAAAGGGTACAGAATATGAAGGAATGCCGTTATTATCTGTTGGTGCACCATTTAAAGCAGGTGGGCGTAATGGGGCTGATTATTTTACGAACATCCCTCAAGGTGATTTAGCTATTAAAAATGTTGGGGATCTCTATCTTTATGATAATACCGTGCAAATCGTTAAAATAACAGGTGCTGATGTAAAAGAGTGGTTGGAAATGTCGGCTGGTCAATTTAATCAAATTGATCCTACTTCTCAAGAAGAACAAAATATAGTGAATACAGAGTTTCCGACATATAACTATGATGTCATTGATGGTGTTACATATCAAATCGATGTAACAAAGCCTGCAAAGTATAGTACAAACGGTACGGTTGTTAATAGTGACTCATCTCGTATAAAAGACTTAATGTATGATGGGAAGCCGATCGACTTAGATCAAGAATTTTTAGTCGTAACAAATAACTATCGTGCGTCTGGTGGCGGGAATTTCCCAGGTAACCTTTCA encodes:
- a CDS encoding cold-shock protein; translation: MKTTGTVKWFNSEKGFGFIEVAEGNDVFVHFSAITGEGFKTLEEGQKVEFNIVEGNRGPQAEDVVKL
- a CDS encoding H-type small acid-soluble spore protein, with amino-acid sequence MNVNRAKEISQLGDMVNVTYQNEGIYIQSVDEELGSARIYPLNNPQAEKSVPVDHLIEG
- a CDS encoding phosphatidylglycerol lysyltransferase domain-containing protein, with the protein product MLIFLLCISSCFYILMVNNRKQGNEKTFDDTFALSFIKKYGGNTLSHLFFLQDKQVFSAQNDSVLISYRKRGNKYIVLGDPIGDEVQFEAALDEFIQFASDQRVTPVFYQASDRFMSFYHDRGYYFFKVGEEAKVSFENFSIEGKKNAKMRTTKNKFKREGYVFSVKYPPFSSEFVNELKAVSDEWLADRKEKSFSVSSFQEGYIALFPVSTLRDQAGRLIAFATLPSDYKESETLSIDLMRYTNDSPSGAMDMVFLSTILWAKEKGYVSCSLGMSPLSNVGTQKGAPWRERMAKYAFINGCKFYNFKGLRSYKAKFATDWKPRYLVYKKSFLFLLVFQLILIVRKQPKQNQMSLVKKLINVKKAI
- a CDS encoding DUF6509 family protein, with product MNIIDSTIEKLEDPFSILTGDRYEIFLTLDIDEEDELYSENGIRLKLIFAVEAEKTKIAQYDFIEKTTDRFLDFALEEEEEKEVEQYCQQLVEQL
- a CDS encoding glycine betaine uptake BCCT transporter; this encodes MEKVSKVFWISIVMATVFVGWGVVAPDQLGEIMDKTKVFFLSSFGWFYQLSATFFLIFAIFLIFSKYGRIRLGADDDKPDFNRTTWFAMLFSAGMGIGLLFFGVSEPISHFASPPIGEGGTGEAAKVAMRYTYLHWGFHAWAIYAVIALVLAYYKFRKKQPGLMSVTLTPLLGKRSTGIIGTIIDVVAVFATIFGVAASLGLGAAQINSGLSYISNIPNDFSVQLIIIAIVTVLFILSAGTGLQKGIKFLSNANLVLAVILLILFLFIGPTRFVLDLFTTTLGSYIQNLPSMGLRLAPFNDENALWIQNWTIFYWAWWIAWAPFVGTFIARVSKGRTVREFMIAVLIIPTLVCAFWFAVFGGTGIYFEFFEGLDVSGQSLETVLFFVYQQLPLTGLLIIVTLMLITTFFVTSADSATFVLGMQTAHGSLDPPLFVKVTWGFFLSASAVVLMLSGGLNTMQTAIIVSAFPLTFVLIAMSFSILKDFNIEMKYNKKLKIKSK
- a CDS encoding ammonium transporter, which translates into the protein MDTLFLMNSLWVMLGAILVIFMLGGFILLEAGSTRMKNAGHIAGKTIFTFGLASLVFWAIGYGFIFGSNGNFLVGLSDFFYSGYQVEDMGLATSVFFVFQLAFAGISITIALGGFAERAKLSVYLVFTVLFSALIYPVIAHWIWGGGWLAEHGKQDFAGSTVVHLTGAMAAFAATILLKPRIGKYNKDGSANNIQGHNQVFTALGVLILWIGWFGFNAGSTVAVDDGFFGFVALNTNLAAGAGAVSALIISWMVLGKSDIPTMLNGALAGLVAITASCAFVDTWAAVVIGFIAGILVFYSARFFEKRKIDDPIYALSVHGVAGVWGTLSTGFFATPELATVGLPGLFYGGGFTQLGVQFMGVAASGAYAFVVSFVILAIAKKLMNGLRVSEEEEIMGLDISEHGSYGYPELFVTKDQNVGS
- a CDS encoding DUF294 nucleotidyltransferase-like domain-containing protein, whose product is MHGEFDSYDSIKKWKDEHIHQFEFDTKGLNNFHDEMMRSASKLALFHLEKSYGLPPCEFSWFVMGSGGRVEQGIISDQDHGLIYKDHSQKACDYFEKLGEELSRGLHHIGYPYCEGKIMSSNPLWCKSIIDWKKQLFKWMEEKSWESIRYLQIFYDSRSLIGESDYVDELKQFIFSYQVQNHQLLQRFLDNIQHIKQSVGPLGQIYVEPSGKYEGCIDIKKAAFLPYVNAIRLLAIKEGLSETSTLKRIDILCKNDTYCKELIPYKHNFEKLLEYRLLLFANAKSYDDVHYLNIRNLAKYERKEIKNILKGGKKLHQYVQGIIEKGCL
- a CDS encoding exonuclease domain-containing protein, which gives rise to MTFDPFFFMKGIQGKIGASQGGQSQQQVAYLRQLQREMRVEETLNIPLTELNVIVFDIETTGFYPDQGDQIISIGAIKVKGEKIIENETFYSLVKAEKNVSEEISQLTGLYDTQLQNAPPLSEVLFQFFQFTQDYTLVAHHANHEKIFLQQASWKLYRAPFKHRLVDMSFLYRIAEPDAKLITLEECCEYNGITVNGRHHALNDAKLTAKLWSIYVNKLHQKGCETLNDLYERYTKV